The region GTCGCGCTGTGGATGATCGGGATGCCGCCGCTGCTCGTCGACCTCGGTGCCGAGGAAGGGGACGTCGACCACGTGATCGCCGTCTTCCGCCGCGGCCGCCACTGGGGGGCGATCTCGAAGAGCAACACGCCCTACCTGCGGTTCCGCGACCCGGTCTACCGGTCGCTGCGCGAACTGGCGCTGTCGTACTTTCCGCAGTACGTCCGCTTCCGCCGCAAGACGCTACGCACCTATTCCGTGCCGGTCGACATGCGCCGCCACGACCCGGCGCTGTGGGTCACGCACGACCGCTTCTCGCACGAGATCATCGACGTCCTCACCGCGGCCCGCCACTACCCGCTCCTGCCGCGACCGCTGTCGTTCGCGCTGCGCCCGATCGACCCGATCGAGTCGCGGGCGACGCGGATCAAGGAGTGGGAGCCGCCGGCGGCGCGTCGGTCATCGCTGCCTGACCGAGCACCCGCCGCAGCGCGGTCATCGCGATCTCGCCGAATTGCCGCGGCGGCACCCGCCAGAGCCGCGGGTTGAGGACCTCGAGCGACACCGCACCGCGGTAGCCGATCCGCCCGAGGGTGGCGACGAGCTCGTCGGGGGGCGCGCCCCCCTCCCCCGGGAGGATCCGGTCGGCGTCGGAGGCCATCTCGCGCGGTACGCCGGCCACGTCGGAGAGCTGGACGTGGGCCAGCGTCGCCGTGGAGAGGAGGCCGAGGTCGGCCGGCTTGCTCGGACCGACCTGGAAATGGAACCAGTCGAGGCACACGCCCAGCGCCGGCGACCCCACCCCCTCGACGAGCGCCAGCGCCGACTGGAGGTTGTTGGGGAAGCTGGCGCGGGCGTCGAACTCGAGCGCCAGCCGCACCCCGCCGTCGGCGGCGCGCGACGCCGCCTCGGCGAGGCTTGCCGAGAGCCGCGCCAGGTCGGTGTCGCCGAGCGGGCCGAAGGCGTCGCCGGCGACGACCAGGACCGGCACCGACAGCGCGCGGCAGGTGGCGAGGCGCTCGCCGAAGTGGCGCCAGTGCTCGCGCCGTGCCTCCCCCTGGCTGGTGAGCAGGCCGCCCTGGAAGCTCGCCGCCACGGCGCGGATGGCGTAGCGCTCGAGCGCCGCGGCGACGGCGCCGACGCCGCCGCGGGCGCTGGCGGCGTCGACCTGGCCGAGCCACAGCTCGACGGCATGGCACTGGCCGGCGGCGTAGTCCTCGAGGACCGTCTCGAGCGGTGCCTCGAGCGAGCAGACGGTGGCCAGGGCGGGAACCATCGCGGCGGTCTCGGAGGAGGTCAGCCGAGCCGGTCGCGGAGCAGCGCCACGACCTCGTCGAGCGGCACGCGCTGCTGCTCGAGCGAATCGCGGTCGCGGAGGGTCACGGTGCGGTCGGTGAGCGTCTGGCCGTCGATCGTCAGGCACCACGGCGTGCCGGCCTCGTCCTGGCGGGCGTAGCGCCGGCCGACCGAGCCCTTCTCGTCGTACTGGCAGGCCATGTGGCGCTTGAGCGAGCGGTAGAGGTCGATCGCCACCTCCGGCATGCCGTCTTTCTTCACCAGCGGCAGGATCGCCGCCTTGACCGGCGCCAGCCGCGGGTGG is a window of Planctomycetota bacterium DNA encoding:
- a CDS encoding sugar phosphate isomerase/epimerase translates to MVPALATVCSLEAPLETVLEDYAAGQCHAVELWLGQVDAASARGGVGAVAAALERYAIRAVAASFQGGLLTSQGEARREHWRHFGERLATCRALSVPVLVVAGDAFGPLGDTDLARLSASLAEAASRAADGGVRLALEFDARASFPNNLQSALALVEGVGSPALGVCLDWFHFQVGPSKPADLGLLSTATLAHVQLSDVAGVPREMASDADRILPGEGGAPPDELVATLGRIGYRGAVSLEVLNPRLWRVPPRQFGEIAMTALRRVLGQAAMTDAPPAAPTP